A genome region from Triticum aestivum cultivar Chinese Spring chromosome 2B, IWGSC CS RefSeq v2.1, whole genome shotgun sequence includes the following:
- the LOC123042642 gene encoding ervatamin-C, translated as MALSPGVIPAVALLVGGLFTAFPAASGGHVDVRDMLMMDRFRQWQATHNRSYLSAEERLRRFEVYRSNVEYIDATNRRGDLTYELGENQFADLTGEEFVARYASSHEAGGGTGSVITTAAEADGLWSSGGGDDSLEAPLPPSVDWRAKGAVTPVKNQGSQCFSCWAFSAVAMMESLYFIKTGTLVTLSEQQLVDCDKYDGGCNRGYYHRAFQWIMENGGLTTAALYPYKAVRGVCIRAKPAVTITGHAAVPKNELALQSAVARQPIGVAIEVPTSMQFYKSGVFSAPCGIQMSHAVVTVGYGTDAYSGLKYWLVKNSWGQTWGEAGYIRMRRDVGGGGLCGIALDTAYPTM; from the exons ATGGCTTTGTCCCCTGGGGTGATCCCTGCAGTAGCTCTGCTAGTGGGCGGCCTGTTCACCGCCTTCCCTGCGGCGTCCGGCGGCCACGTCGACGTCCGTGACATGCTGATGATGGACAGGTTCCGCCAGTGGCAGGCCACCCACAACCGTTCGTACCTGAGCGCGGAGGAGAGGCTGCGGCGCTTCGAGGTGTACCGCAGCAACGTGGAGTACATCGACGCCACCAACCGGCGCGGCGACCTCACCTACGAGCTCGGAGAGAACCAATTCGCCGACCTCACCGGGGAGGAGTTCGTCGCAAGGTACGCTTCGTCGCACGAAGCCGGCGGTGGCACTGGCTCGGTCATCACGACAGCCGCTGAGGCTGACGGCCTCTGGTCGTCGGGCGGTGGCGACGACTCCTTGGAGGCTCCGCTTCCGCCCAGCGTGGACTGGAGGGCCAAAGGCGCCGTGACGCCGGTCAAGAACCAAGGCTCGCAATGCT TCAGCTGCTGGGCGTTCTCGGCGGTGGCAATGATGGAGAGTCTCTACTTCATCAAGACGGGGACGCTGGTGACCCTGTCGGAGCAGCAGCTGGTGGACTGCGACAAGTACGACGGTGGCTGCAACCGAGGCTACTACCATAGAGCCTTCCAGTGGATCATGGAGAACGGCGGCCTCACCACGGCGGCGCTGTACCCATACAAGGCGGTGAGAGGCGTCTGCATCCGCGCCAAGCCCGCCGTCACCATCACCGGGCACGCGGCGGTCCCCAAGAATGAACTGGCCCTGCAGAGCGCCGTCGCGAGGCAGCCCATCGGCGTGGCCATCGAGGTCCCAACCAGCATGCAGTTCTACAAGAGCGGGGTCTTCTCGGCCCCCTGTGGGATCCAGATGAGCCACGCCGTGGTGACCGTCGGCTACGGCACCGACGCCTACTCGGGGCTCAAGTACTGGCTCGTCAAGAACTCGTGGGGCCAGACATGGGGCGAGGCCGGCTACATCCGTATGCGCCGCGACGTCGGAGGCGGGGGGCTCTGCGGCATCGCGCTCGACACCGCTTACCCGACCATGTGA